The following coding sequences lie in one Mycobacterium sp. DL440 genomic window:
- the ftsX gene encoding permease-like cell division protein FtsX, which produces MRFGFLVNEVLTGLRRNVTMTVAMILTTAISIGLFGGGLLVVRLADQSRDIYLDRVESQVFLTDDISANDPNCDADACKALYRMIDDRDDVRSLSFLNREQAYNDAIKKFPQYKDVAGKDAFPASFIVKLNDPEQHDAFDKAMQGQPGVLNVLNQKDLIDRLFAVLDGLSSVAFAVALVQAIGAVLLIANMVQVAAYTRRNEIGIMRLVGATRWYTQLPFLVEAMIAALIGVVIAIVGLIVVRAVFLEKALDQFYQSNLIARVDYADVLYFSAPWMLFLGLAMSGVTAYVTLRLYIRR; this is translated from the coding sequence GTGCGCTTCGGTTTTCTTGTCAATGAAGTTCTGACCGGGCTTCGCCGCAACGTCACGATGACGGTGGCGATGATCCTGACCACCGCCATCTCCATCGGCCTGTTCGGTGGCGGTCTGCTGGTGGTGCGGCTGGCCGACCAGTCCCGTGACATCTACCTCGACCGCGTCGAAAGCCAGGTGTTCCTGACCGACGACATCTCGGCCAACGACCCCAATTGCGACGCCGATGCGTGCAAGGCGCTGTACCGCATGATCGACGACCGTGACGACGTGCGCTCGCTGAGCTTCCTCAATCGCGAGCAGGCCTACAACGACGCGATCAAGAAGTTCCCGCAGTACAAGGATGTTGCGGGCAAGGATGCGTTCCCGGCGTCGTTCATCGTCAAGCTCAACGACCCCGAGCAGCATGACGCGTTCGACAAGGCGATGCAGGGGCAGCCCGGTGTGCTCAACGTGCTTAACCAGAAGGATTTGATCGACCGGCTGTTCGCCGTGCTCGACGGTCTGAGTAGCGTCGCCTTCGCGGTGGCGCTGGTGCAGGCGATCGGTGCGGTGCTGCTGATCGCCAACATGGTTCAGGTGGCTGCTTACACACGTCGCAACGAGATCGGCATCATGCGCCTGGTCGGTGCGACCCGCTGGTACACCCAGCTGCCGTTCCTGGTGGAAGCGATGATCGCCGCATTGATCGGTGTGGTAATCGCGATCGTCGGGCTGATCGTGGTGCGCGCGGTGTTCCTGGAGAAGGCGCTCGACCAGTTTTATCAGTCGAATTTGATTGCCAGGGTCGACTACGCTGACGTCCTCTACTTCAGCGCACCATGGATGCTGTTCCTCGGTCTGGCGATGTCCGGGGTTACCGCGTACGTGACACTGCGGCTCTACATCCGAAGGTAA
- the smpB gene encoding SsrA-binding protein SmpB, whose translation MATKKSSPAGNKQIVASNRKARHNYMILDTYEAGIALMGTEVKSLREGQASLADAFATVDDGEIWLRNVHIAEYHHGTWTNHAPRRNRKLLLHRSQIDNLIGKIRDGNLTLVPLSMYFSDGKVKVELALARGKQDHDKRQDLAKRDADREITRELGRRAKGM comes from the coding sequence GTGGCGACCAAGAAATCCAGCCCCGCCGGCAATAAGCAGATTGTGGCCAGCAATCGCAAGGCGCGGCACAACTATATGATCCTCGATACCTATGAGGCCGGCATCGCGCTGATGGGTACCGAGGTCAAGAGCCTGCGTGAAGGCCAGGCGTCACTGGCCGACGCGTTCGCCACTGTCGACGACGGTGAGATCTGGCTGCGCAACGTGCACATCGCCGAGTACCACCACGGCACCTGGACCAACCATGCCCCGCGGCGCAACCGCAAGCTGCTGTTGCACCGCAGTCAGATCGACAACCTGATCGGCAAGATCCGCGACGGCAACCTGACCCTGGTGCCGCTGTCGATGTACTTCTCCGACGGCAAGGTGAAGGTCGAGTTGGCGTTGGCGCGCGGTAAGCAGGACCACGACAAACGGCAGGACCTGGCCAAGCGTGACGCCGACCGCGAGATCACCCGCGAGTTGGGCCGACGCGCCAAGGGCATGTAG
- a CDS encoding DUF2993 domain-containing protein: protein MAPPPVQPPVAADGSRPEPAKPSSHWRSPQAIILIAVIAVALVVIGLTGGELFARHKAGSLLVSVAECVVEDNASVSFGVNPPFLWQHITGHYTNISVETGGKQVQAAKGMTADVALSDIRLQGTEDSKGTIGSLNATLTWTSAGIKDTVAENLPGVGALVTDVSTDPAAGTITMQAVGDTKVTAKPVVNNGNLDLQITDVSGPFEKDTVQAALDGLTTKLNDAYPLGIHADSVSVTDTGVVGKFSSQNASIPNDDSNDACFAKL from the coding sequence GTGGCACCACCGCCGGTTCAGCCCCCTGTCGCAGCCGACGGGTCGAGGCCCGAACCGGCAAAGCCGTCCTCGCACTGGCGCAGCCCGCAGGCGATCATCCTGATCGCGGTCATCGCCGTCGCACTGGTGGTGATCGGACTGACCGGCGGCGAACTGTTCGCCCGCCACAAGGCCGGCTCCCTGCTGGTCTCGGTTGCCGAATGTGTGGTGGAAGACAACGCCTCGGTCTCGTTCGGGGTCAATCCGCCGTTCCTGTGGCAGCACATCACCGGGCACTACACCAACATCTCGGTGGAGACCGGCGGCAAGCAGGTGCAGGCCGCCAAGGGAATGACCGCGGATGTGGCGCTGTCCGACATCCGGTTGCAGGGCACCGAGGACTCCAAGGGCACCATCGGATCGTTGAACGCCACGCTGACCTGGACGTCGGCCGGGATCAAGGACACCGTGGCCGAGAACCTGCCTGGCGTCGGCGCTTTGGTGACCGATGTGAGCACCGACCCGGCCGCGGGCACCATCACCATGCAGGCCGTCGGGGATACCAAGGTGACCGCAAAGCCGGTGGTGAACAACGGAAACCTGGACCTGCAGATCACCGACGTCAGCGGTCCGTTCGAGAAGGACACCGTGCAGGCGGCCCTCGATGGCCTCACGACGAAGCTCAACGACGCCTACCCGCTCGGGATCCACGCCGACAGCGTCTCGGTGACCGACACCGGAGTGGTGGGCAAGTTCTCCAGCCAGAACGCGTCCATTCCCAACGACGATTCCAACGACGCCTGCTTCGCCAAGCTCTGA
- a CDS encoding chorismate mutase — MMVRLAAVGLLALAALTGAPSARAQEPSPLRPLVDAAAQRLQTADPVAANKFRAGGPIEDQQREQQVIDATIAEAGSRHIDPAYVGEVFRDQIDATVAVEYGLFSQWKLDPATAPADAPDLAASRTTIDALNHTMVNEIADQWPVLHSAACRADLVSAADAVASARNLDPLYRRALDHATRSYCR; from the coding sequence ATGATGGTTCGACTCGCAGCGGTCGGTCTGCTGGCGCTCGCCGCGCTCACCGGTGCGCCGTCGGCCCGGGCGCAGGAGCCCAGCCCGTTGCGGCCGTTGGTCGATGCCGCCGCGCAGCGTCTTCAGACGGCGGATCCGGTGGCCGCCAACAAGTTCCGCGCCGGCGGGCCGATCGAGGATCAGCAACGCGAACAGCAGGTCATCGATGCCACTATCGCCGAGGCGGGCAGCCGCCACATCGACCCGGCCTACGTGGGTGAGGTGTTCCGGGATCAGATCGATGCGACTGTCGCTGTGGAGTACGGGCTGTTCTCGCAATGGAAGCTGGATCCGGCGACCGCCCCGGCGGACGCACCCGACCTGGCCGCGTCGCGGACCACGATCGACGCGCTCAACCACACGATGGTCAACGAGATCGCCGACCAGTGGCCGGTCCTGCACTCGGCCGCCTGCCGCGCCGACCTGGTGAGCGCCGCCGATGCGGTGGCCTCGGCACGAAATCTCGATCCGCTGTATCGGCGCGCTCTGGACCACGCCACCCGGTCGTACTGCCGCTGA
- a CDS encoding PTS transporter subunit EIIC, with protein MSAMTKPEGAQEKSGLKIPAFGQLQRLGKSLMLPIAVLPAAGILLRLGQPDLLGRIDSPVIGAFFKAMSAAGDALFSNLPLLFAVGVAIGFARKADGSTALAAVVGYLVMAAVFKTMSPIVLAGEVDKAGDQAQINYSVFAGIVVGLVTAWLFDRYHTIQLPSYLGFFGGRRFVPIVVSLASLFIAFLMSYFYPIFDAGLTGLGRFIGGSGALGAFIYGFANRMLIPLGLHHIPNSYVWFIYGDYQTADGNVVTGELTRFAAGDPSAGILTSGFYPVLMFGLPAAALAMILAANKKQRNVAVGILSAAALTAFLTGVTEPLEFAFMFVAFPLYVIHAVLTGLSLAIAYLLDIHLGFSFSAGLIDLLLYGGAPAAKNIWLLIAMGAVFSVIYFVLFYVAITKWNMRTPGREPETEFEAEERANLGEGAESTTAGGAATLTAPARADTQAEKIIEAFGGRENLVNVDACITRLRMEVADKSKVDQDRLKALGAAGVIEVGNSVQAVFGTSSEALKNEIIDSL; from the coding sequence ATGAGCGCTATGACGAAACCTGAAGGCGCACAGGAGAAATCCGGCCTCAAGATACCAGCTTTCGGGCAGCTGCAACGGCTCGGCAAGAGCCTCATGCTACCGATCGCGGTGTTGCCCGCCGCCGGTATCCTGCTGCGCCTGGGCCAGCCCGACCTGTTGGGCCGGATCGACTCCCCTGTCATCGGCGCGTTCTTCAAGGCCATGAGCGCTGCCGGCGACGCGCTGTTCAGCAACCTGCCTCTGCTCTTCGCCGTCGGTGTGGCGATCGGATTCGCCCGCAAGGCCGACGGTTCGACGGCGCTGGCCGCGGTGGTCGGCTACCTGGTGATGGCCGCGGTCTTCAAGACCATGTCGCCCATCGTGCTGGCCGGCGAGGTGGACAAGGCCGGCGATCAGGCTCAGATCAACTACAGCGTATTCGCCGGAATCGTGGTCGGTCTGGTGACGGCATGGCTGTTCGACCGCTACCACACCATCCAATTACCGTCCTATCTCGGCTTTTTCGGCGGCAGACGGTTCGTCCCCATCGTGGTGTCCCTCGCAAGTTTGTTCATCGCTTTCCTGATGAGCTACTTCTATCCGATCTTCGATGCCGGGCTGACCGGGCTCGGCCGGTTCATCGGCGGAAGCGGCGCTTTGGGCGCATTCATCTACGGTTTCGCCAACCGCATGCTGATTCCTCTGGGCCTGCACCACATTCCGAACTCATACGTGTGGTTCATCTACGGTGACTATCAGACCGCGGACGGCAACGTCGTCACCGGCGAACTCACCCGGTTCGCCGCCGGCGACCCGTCCGCCGGCATTCTCACCTCGGGCTTCTACCCGGTCTTGATGTTCGGTCTGCCCGCCGCGGCGCTGGCGATGATCCTCGCCGCGAACAAGAAGCAACGCAATGTCGCGGTCGGCATCCTGTCGGCGGCCGCCCTGACCGCATTCCTCACCGGCGTGACCGAACCGCTCGAGTTCGCGTTCATGTTCGTGGCGTTCCCGCTCTACGTCATCCACGCGGTCCTTACCGGGCTGTCTCTGGCGATCGCGTATCTGCTCGACATACATCTCGGCTTCTCGTTCTCGGCCGGACTCATCGACCTGCTGCTCTACGGCGGTGCGCCCGCAGCGAAGAACATCTGGCTGCTCATCGCGATGGGAGCGGTGTTCTCCGTCATCTACTTTGTGCTGTTCTACGTCGCGATCACAAAGTGGAACATGCGCACACCGGGCCGTGAACCCGAGACCGAATTCGAGGCCGAAGAGCGGGCGAACCTCGGCGAGGGCGCCGAGTCTACGACTGCCGGCGGCGCCGCCACTCTGACCGCCCCCGCACGGGCAGACACCCAGGCCGAGAAGATCATCGAGGCCTTCGGCGGCCGGGAGAACCTTGTCAACGTCGACGCCTGCATCACGCGGCTGCGCATGGAGGTCGCGGACAAGAGCAAGGTCGACCAGGACCGGCTGAAGGCGCTCGGCGCCGCAGGCGTCATCGAGGTCGGCAACAGCGTCCAAGCGGTCTTCGGCACCAGCTCCGAGGCGCTGAAGAACGAGATCATCGACAGTTTGTAA
- a CDS encoding glucose PTS transporter subunit IIA — MSLTRVLAPVAGRAVALEAVPDPVFSAGMVGYGAAVAPPRGVIDAIAPVSGTLLKLMPHAYVIMTADNVGVLVHLGLDTVALNGEGFTTHVSQGDVVAAGQVVITYDVPAVEAKGLNPIVPVVVMDEREPGNVTVAEPVTAGADIDSGADLFTITK; from the coding sequence GTGAGCTTGACGCGAGTACTCGCCCCGGTCGCCGGGCGCGCCGTGGCACTCGAGGCCGTTCCGGACCCGGTGTTCTCGGCCGGCATGGTGGGGTACGGCGCCGCGGTGGCCCCGCCGCGTGGCGTGATCGACGCGATCGCCCCGGTCAGCGGCACGTTGCTGAAACTGATGCCGCATGCCTACGTCATCATGACGGCCGACAACGTCGGCGTCCTCGTCCACCTCGGTCTGGATACCGTCGCTCTGAACGGTGAAGGGTTCACCACGCACGTGAGTCAGGGGGATGTGGTGGCCGCCGGCCAGGTGGTGATCACCTACGACGTGCCCGCCGTCGAGGCGAAGGGCCTTAACCCGATTGTCCCCGTTGTGGTCATGGACGAGCGCGAGCCCGGCAACGTGACCGTGGCCGAGCCGGTCACCGCTGGAGCGGATATCGATTCGGGCGCAGACCTTTTCACGATAACCAAGTAG
- the nagB gene encoding glucosamine-6-phosphate deaminase, with protein sequence MEVIILDDAAKIGAVAADAVGALLDRKPDAVLGLATGSSPLTIYDELAARCAAGQISFRAARGFTLDEYVGLPGDHPERYRNVIDTVFVSRVDFAPDAVQGPDGLADDIPAACAAYEEAIREAGGVDLQVVGIGTDGHIAFNEPGSSLASRTRIKTLTRRTRVDNARFFGDDLDAVPTHCLTQGLATIMAARHVILVALGRSKAEAVHQLVEGGVSAMWPATVLQHHRHVTVLLDDAAAQRLQLIGYYRETYRSKPDWQGI encoded by the coding sequence ATGGAAGTCATCATCCTGGATGATGCCGCGAAGATCGGCGCAGTGGCTGCCGATGCGGTCGGCGCACTGCTCGACCGCAAACCGGACGCGGTGCTCGGACTTGCCACCGGATCGTCTCCGCTGACGATCTACGACGAACTCGCCGCACGATGCGCTGCGGGGCAGATCTCGTTCCGGGCCGCCCGGGGATTCACCCTCGACGAGTATGTCGGCCTGCCTGGCGATCATCCTGAGCGCTATCGCAATGTCATCGACACCGTGTTCGTCTCGCGCGTCGACTTCGCCCCCGACGCGGTCCAGGGTCCCGACGGTCTGGCGGACGACATTCCCGCGGCCTGCGCGGCATATGAGGAGGCCATCCGCGAAGCCGGTGGTGTCGATCTGCAGGTCGTCGGCATCGGCACCGACGGGCACATCGCCTTCAACGAACCCGGGTCCTCGCTGGCCTCACGTACCCGCATCAAGACGCTGACCCGGCGGACCCGTGTCGACAACGCCCGGTTCTTCGGGGACGACCTCGACGCGGTGCCGACGCACTGCCTCACCCAGGGGCTGGCCACCATCATGGCGGCCCGGCACGTGATCCTGGTGGCCCTCGGGCGCAGCAAGGCCGAGGCGGTGCACCAGCTGGTCGAGGGCGGTGTGAGTGCGATGTGGCCGGCCACCGTCCTGCAGCATCACCGGCACGTCACGGTTCTACTCGACGACGCTGCGGCGCAACGGCTTCAGCTCATCGGCTACTACCGCGAGACGTACCGTTCGAAACCGGATTGGCAGGGCATCTGA
- the nagA gene encoding N-acetylglucosamine-6-phosphate deacetylase — translation MLLTAETLISGAELLRPGWIDVSGEKVTALGAGPPPRRTDRDLGPVTVMPGFVDTHSHGGGGGSFSAASTADTSAAVALHRRHGTTTMIASLVTASRDDLLHEVGALAQDVRAGLIDGIHLEGPWLSTARCGAHQPALMRDPDPAEIARLLAAAAGTIRMVTIAPERPGALGAIRQFVEAGVVVAVGHTEATYEQTRAAIAAGATVGTHLFNAMRPIDRREPGPVIALLEDPGVTVELITDGVHIDPAIYRHVTRSAGPDRVSLITDAMAATGMPDGRYHLGPVQVDVTDGVALVGGTDTVAGSTATMDRVVRFAVAHCGLGRDDALMLVARQASLNPARALGLPAGDLIPGAAADLVVLGADLTVTGVLRRGAWELEPAG, via the coding sequence GTGCTGCTGACCGCCGAGACGCTGATTTCGGGCGCAGAACTGTTACGGCCCGGGTGGATCGACGTGTCGGGCGAGAAGGTGACGGCGCTGGGAGCGGGTCCGCCGCCCCGGCGCACCGATCGCGACCTCGGCCCGGTGACCGTGATGCCGGGCTTCGTCGACACCCACTCCCACGGCGGGGGCGGGGGTAGCTTCTCGGCCGCGTCGACGGCCGACACGTCGGCCGCGGTGGCGCTGCACCGGCGGCACGGCACCACCACGATGATCGCCTCGCTGGTCACCGCGAGCCGTGACGACCTGCTGCATGAGGTCGGTGCGCTGGCGCAGGATGTCAGGGCCGGACTGATCGACGGAATACACCTGGAAGGCCCGTGGCTGTCGACCGCGCGGTGCGGGGCCCATCAGCCTGCGCTGATGCGTGATCCTGATCCGGCCGAGATCGCCCGGTTGCTCGCCGCCGCTGCGGGAACGATCCGGATGGTGACGATTGCCCCTGAGCGCCCCGGGGCGCTGGGGGCGATCCGGCAATTCGTCGAGGCCGGCGTGGTGGTGGCTGTCGGTCACACCGAGGCGACCTACGAACAGACCCGCGCAGCGATCGCGGCCGGTGCCACGGTGGGCACCCATCTGTTCAACGCCATGCGCCCGATCGACCGGCGCGAGCCGGGCCCGGTGATCGCGCTGCTCGAAGATCCCGGTGTCACCGTCGAACTCATCACCGATGGGGTGCACATCGATCCGGCCATCTACCGGCATGTCACGCGTTCCGCCGGGCCGGACCGCGTGTCACTGATCACCGACGCGATGGCGGCCACCGGCATGCCCGACGGCCGCTACCATCTGGGGCCGGTACAGGTCGACGTGACAGACGGGGTTGCCCTTGTCGGTGGCACGGACACGGTCGCCGGCAGTACCGCGACCATGGACCGGGTGGTCCGATTCGCCGTGGCCCATTGCGGTTTGGGTCGCGACGACGCGTTGATGCTCGTCGCCCGACAAGCCTCGCTCAACCCGGCCCGGGCCTTGGGCCTGCCCGCCGGTGATCTGATCCCCGGGGCCGCAGCTGATCTCGTGGTGCTCGGTGCGGACCTGACCGTGACCGGGGTCTTGCGGCGCGGTGCGTGGGAGCTGGAACCGGCGGGGTAG
- a CDS encoding LuxR family transcriptional regulator yields the protein MSDWPFVARDAELLEAARALHGDFRGVVLAGGAGVGKSALARVLAAEMENDGHPVRFVLGTETGQAVPLGAFLHALTLTDAHDPTVMLAAAHEALAAEPDLVIVVDDAQHLDQLSALLVQQLAVHGSAKLIVTIQNRAPTSDAVTALWKEQLLLRLDLEPFTREQTGELVAAVLHGDVDPRAVGDLHRFSSGSPLYLRGVVNAALGDGVFVRDEGQWRLRGPLRASADLHALINSRFDTLTPNERDVVEVVSTAEVLDWDVLTAVCDLDAIARVERRGAIQVLNDAACTLVQPGHPIIGEVARSRCSKTRTRQINTQLASLLAEHLQSPGKGSVPDVRGRIQLARFMVGGDVPADPDAIADAAASAVTMSNLSLGEELARYAVDHGAGMSAVIVLADAMSWQGRGEQAEDLLARSVPAPGDEAMLAQWGCLRASNLFFGCARPDAAHAVLSTLREQLHCPQTVSLVAAMEAVFAFHAGELAEAIALGTAVLDQKVSPTATVWAALATSSALALSGRSDEAVAVAHGGELAAEGCVSGSPRYWFVFAQMAAALGDVELEKAHGICDVYAVRAAGSPQAEAIVTALYGRVELARGRLSSACDALQAAVWTTPQGHPPGWLMVVVACLAQAEGMRGDGAAAAGALARAEAAAGGPCDVFRPELELGRAWAAAATGATDRAVEQAVQAADVARASGMDAIELTALHTALRFGDSSGHRRIQQLARRRGTRVAEAIGAHSLAVTRHDPALLVAAADRFEALGALVLAADAAADAARMFAETGSRGSELESAARALWLAGQTGARTPALRCAGDPLPLTHREWEIADLVGVGLSNRQIAGKLCLSVRTVDGHLYRMFAKLGVEDRDHLARLARFGPAV from the coding sequence TTGTCGGACTGGCCATTTGTTGCACGGGATGCCGAACTGCTCGAGGCCGCGCGGGCGTTGCATGGCGACTTCCGGGGTGTGGTGCTGGCGGGCGGGGCCGGCGTGGGCAAGTCGGCATTGGCCCGGGTGTTGGCCGCGGAAATGGAGAACGACGGGCACCCGGTGCGGTTTGTTTTGGGTACCGAAACCGGGCAGGCGGTACCGCTCGGGGCGTTTCTGCACGCGCTCACTTTGACCGACGCGCATGACCCCACGGTGATGCTCGCCGCGGCGCACGAGGCGCTGGCCGCCGAACCCGATCTGGTCATCGTGGTCGACGACGCACAGCACCTCGATCAGTTGTCGGCACTACTGGTCCAGCAACTGGCGGTGCACGGCTCGGCGAAACTGATCGTCACCATCCAAAATCGTGCGCCCACATCCGATGCCGTGACCGCGTTGTGGAAAGAACAGCTGCTGCTGCGGTTGGACCTGGAGCCCTTCACCCGGGAACAGACCGGTGAGTTGGTGGCAGCGGTGTTGCACGGTGATGTCGACCCGCGCGCGGTCGGTGACCTACACCGGTTCTCGTCTGGCAGTCCGCTCTACCTGCGGGGCGTGGTCAACGCGGCACTCGGCGACGGGGTGTTCGTGCGCGATGAGGGCCAGTGGCGGCTGCGCGGGCCGCTGCGGGCCAGCGCAGACCTGCACGCCCTCATCAATTCACGATTCGACACGCTCACACCGAACGAGCGGGACGTGGTCGAGGTGGTGTCCACCGCCGAGGTCCTCGACTGGGACGTGCTGACAGCAGTCTGCGACCTCGACGCGATCGCCCGGGTGGAACGGCGCGGAGCGATCCAGGTGCTCAATGATGCGGCCTGCACCCTGGTACAGCCCGGCCATCCGATCATCGGTGAGGTTGCGCGCAGCCGCTGCTCGAAGACCCGAACCCGGCAGATCAATACACAGTTGGCGTCGCTGCTGGCCGAACACCTGCAATCGCCCGGAAAAGGATCGGTTCCGGACGTGCGCGGTCGTATCCAATTGGCTCGATTCATGGTGGGTGGCGACGTCCCGGCGGATCCGGACGCCATCGCCGATGCCGCGGCCAGCGCCGTCACCATGTCCAATCTGTCTCTCGGAGAAGAGCTTGCGCGGTACGCAGTGGATCACGGTGCCGGGATGTCCGCGGTGATCGTGCTGGCCGATGCGATGAGTTGGCAGGGCCGGGGCGAGCAGGCCGAAGACCTGTTGGCCCGGTCGGTGCCGGCCCCCGGCGACGAAGCGATGCTGGCCCAGTGGGGCTGCCTGCGGGCATCGAATTTGTTCTTCGGATGCGCCCGGCCGGACGCGGCCCATGCGGTGCTCTCCACGCTCCGCGAGCAGCTGCACTGCCCGCAGACGGTGAGCCTGGTCGCCGCGATGGAAGCGGTTTTCGCCTTCCACGCCGGTGAGCTGGCCGAGGCGATCGCATTGGGCACCGCAGTACTGGACCAGAAGGTGTCACCGACGGCCACAGTGTGGGCCGCACTGGCCACCTCGAGCGCGTTGGCTCTGTCCGGCAGGTCGGACGAGGCGGTCGCGGTGGCGCACGGGGGTGAGCTGGCTGCCGAAGGCTGTGTGTCAGGCTCGCCGCGGTACTGGTTCGTCTTCGCGCAGATGGCGGCGGCTCTGGGCGACGTCGAGCTGGAGAAGGCGCACGGCATCTGCGACGTCTACGCCGTCCGCGCGGCGGGTTCGCCGCAGGCCGAGGCGATCGTCACCGCACTGTACGGGCGGGTGGAGCTGGCGCGCGGCCGCCTGTCGTCCGCCTGCGATGCCCTGCAGGCGGCGGTGTGGACCACGCCGCAGGGCCATCCGCCCGGGTGGCTGATGGTCGTTGTGGCGTGCCTGGCTCAGGCCGAGGGAATGCGCGGTGATGGCGCTGCTGCGGCCGGAGCGCTGGCGCGAGCCGAGGCCGCCGCAGGCGGGCCATGCGATGTGTTCCGGCCCGAGTTGGAGCTGGGCCGGGCGTGGGCGGCGGCTGCGACGGGCGCGACGGACCGCGCCGTCGAGCAGGCGGTGCAGGCTGCGGACGTCGCCAGGGCGAGCGGCATGGACGCGATCGAGCTCACGGCCCTGCATACCGCGTTGAGATTCGGGGACTCGTCGGGCCACCGGCGGATCCAGCAGTTGGCGCGCCGGCGCGGTACTCGGGTGGCGGAAGCCATTGGAGCGCACAGTCTCGCCGTGACTCGGCATGATCCCGCGTTGCTCGTCGCGGCGGCGGACCGGTTCGAGGCGCTCGGTGCGTTGGTGCTGGCCGCCGACGCCGCCGCCGACGCGGCCCGGATGTTCGCCGAGACCGGCTCCCGCGGCAGTGAATTGGAATCCGCGGCCAGGGCACTGTGGCTGGCGGGCCAGACTGGCGCGCGCACCCCGGCGCTGCGCTGCGCCGGCGACCCCCTGCCGCTCACCCATCGAGAGTGGGAGATCGCCGACCTCGTCGGTGTGGGGCTGAGCAACCGGCAGATCGCCGGCAAATTGTGCCTGTCCGTGCGTACCGTCGACGGCCATCTGTACCGCATGTTCGCCAAGCTCGGGGTCGAGGACCGCGATCATCTGGCCCGGTTGGCGCGCTTCGGTCCGGCGGTATGA
- a CDS encoding DUF488 domain-containing protein: protein MAAKNRVRLARVYAEPESDEGNRILVDRLWPRGMKKTDPRVGHWLPAVAPSTELRHWYDHKPERYDDFVARYTEELQSGEEATAFEQLRALVDAGPVTLVTATREVELSHLTVLAKLLA, encoded by the coding sequence ATGGCCGCGAAAAACCGAGTGCGGTTGGCCCGCGTGTACGCCGAGCCCGAATCCGATGAGGGGAATCGGATCCTGGTCGACCGGTTGTGGCCCAGGGGCATGAAGAAGACGGATCCACGGGTGGGCCATTGGCTGCCTGCGGTGGCCCCGTCCACGGAACTGCGTCACTGGTACGACCACAAGCCCGAGCGTTACGACGACTTCGTCGCCCGCTACACCGAGGAGCTGCAGTCCGGTGAGGAGGCCACGGCCTTCGAGCAGCTGCGTGCGCTGGTCGATGCGGGCCCGGTCACGTTGGTGACCGCCACGCGCGAGGTCGAACTCAGCCATCTGACGGTGTTGGCCAAGCTCCTGGCCTGA
- a CDS encoding GNAT family N-acetyltransferase — MTDIDTDVADLPGAPVLKRELTDISDEVRAVDAAPIPVLAEPYDIRPADAAADAELISEWMNRPHLVEAWEYDWAPDRWRRYLQAQLDGQYSRPLIASFRGKPAGYVELYRAAKDSIAPRYAADPHDIGMHAAIADLRFVNRGMGPILLPRIVASVFELDQDCRRIMFDPDHRNTGARRLCEWAGCEFLGEHQMSNRRMALYALPRTPDDAFGAAG; from the coding sequence ATGACCGATATCGATACCGACGTGGCCGACTTGCCAGGGGCCCCCGTCCTCAAACGCGAGCTGACCGACATCTCCGACGAGGTGCGCGCGGTCGACGCAGCGCCCATCCCGGTTCTGGCCGAGCCGTACGACATCCGGCCGGCCGACGCTGCCGCCGATGCCGAGTTGATCTCGGAATGGATGAACCGTCCGCATCTGGTCGAAGCCTGGGAGTATGACTGGGCGCCTGACCGCTGGCGGCGTTACCTGCAGGCGCAGCTCGACGGCCAGTACTCACGGCCGCTGATCGCGAGCTTTCGCGGAAAGCCCGCCGGCTACGTCGAGTTGTACCGGGCGGCCAAGGATTCGATCGCGCCCCGTTACGCCGCCGATCCGCACGACATCGGCATGCACGCCGCGATCGCCGATCTGAGATTCGTCAACCGCGGTATGGGCCCGATCCTGTTGCCGCGCATCGTGGCCAGCGTGTTCGAACTCGACCAGGACTGCCGCCGGATCATGTTCGACCCGGACCACCGCAACACCGGCGCCCGCCGGTTGTGCGAGTGGGCGGGTTGCGAATTCCTGGGTGAGCACCAGATGTCGAATCGGCGGATGGCCCTCTACGCGCTGCCGCGTACCCCCGACGACGCCTTCGGCGCCGCCGGGTAA